One genomic region from Sparus aurata chromosome 15, fSpaAur1.1, whole genome shotgun sequence encodes:
- the mlip gene encoding muscular LMNA-interacting protein isoform X4: MDTLNKSLEKNIAASHVETTAESMSDEEFFKAEKVFIKECVEGGAGNMIQTGTKLQFKPSPDHVSLSQTKASPSVDARSQNTSNHVTAGTASMETAVDKHRDISRRPCPDASRHAEVSSGFFANRLSEDRASPTDSGDMFPTPASSRESILSERSWSAAQVSSVTSPVSFSRTVSPCSSVLSGVFSPAVVQIKRHFLAPGSSLIHLPQTCFSSCESLSSSVCPQSPPPRHRPPLTRLSLLTAILRKGRLPVLSAALQRPYTPCWPVNPVTLSFCNACSAASSVASIPLELSSQFSSSASIDSQNHIHREPNRCVTAPLFVQSNELNAACSQTQPKGCLERIRSSSAPRWEQVISPPTLPRAPPSLFCTNFKSVAPPKHDEIDCAASEKPHHVSNSKSPEPRPSSARTHVEGGADNHLKKLITPSSKFIKEQETSEPRNWSQNSTLSKLHSLSQKLRSSPLCSPQHQPSCTPSPLPPSHSSTARCESKDAATSQPLYNAHCLSPSRYTPMVFPGWLSPGGSPTPTPSPAPPIRDLTPSPSLSLHSTPSPRPGSGISDCSDREGKKRKTHKIKLSYKSLAAIPTNTLLLDQQAIDEQVERGESPCDMTDGGVTLDRGVVDTHAEMCSPAQLRQQSEELYAVIDEILANSIPESKASRSLQSSRSSTPGLQQNTSSSPKSLGRETKYASLCSLHPPTSLERNLIDRKKTKPGVIRPMTAIPRLTVDDEEEFHPNPFRQFNDKRTFTDNSKVVARKDLHTSSKGRMWREERKPERRTPFSVCDLQITEPEDQISRPVKTSFSPTEGRLEAFETHI; the protein is encoded by the exons aacatcGCCGCGTCCCATGTGGAAACAACTGCTGAGAGCATGTCGGACGAGGAGTTTTTCAAAGCAGAGAAGGTCTTTATCAAGGAGTGTGTGGAGGGAGGAGCAGGAAACATGATCCAAACAGGGACAAAGCTTCAA ttcaaGCCATCACCGGATCACGTGAGCCTCTCTCAAACCAAAGCCTCTCCTTCAGTCGACGCTCGGTCTCAAAATACGTCCAACCACGTCACTGCCGGGACAGCCTCTATGGAAACAGCTGTTGATAAACACAGGGACATTTCCCGGCGGCCGTGTCCCGACGCTTCCAGACATGCTGAGGTTAGCTCGGGTTTCTTTGCAAATAGATTGTCAGAGGACAGAGCGAGCCCCACAGACTCGGGAGACATGTTCCCCACCCCGGCTTCATCCAGAGAGTCCATCCTCTCGGAGAGGAGCTGGTCCGCTGCTCAGGTTTCCTCTGTCACCTCTCCTGTCTCTTTCAGCCGCACTGTCTCTCCCTGCTCGTCTGTCCTCTCTGGCGTCTTCTCCCCCGCAGTCGTCCAGATCAAGCGGCACTTTCTGGCGCCTGGCTCTAGCCTGATTCACCTCCCTCAAACCTGTTTCTCATCTTGCGAgagtctgtcctcctctgtctgtccccAGTCCCCTCCTCCCCGGCACCGGCCTCCTCTCACCCGACTCTCCCTCCTCACTGCCATCCTGAGAAAAGGCCGTCTTCCTGTCCTGTCCGCTGCTCTGCAGAGGCCTTACACCCCCTGCTGGCCTGTCAACCCCGTGACCCTGTCCTTCTGTAACGCGTGCTCAGCAGCCTCCAGTGTGGCCTCCATTCCCCTGGAGCTTTCCTCCCAGTTCTCCTCATCAGCGTCTATTGATAGTCAAAACCACATTCACAGGGAGCCTAACAGATGCGTCACCGCTCCTCTGTTTGTGCAGTCAAATGAGCTCAACGCAGCATGCTCTCAAACTCAACCAAAAGGATGTTTGGAGCGGATTCGCTCAAGCAGCGCACCTCGATGGGAGCAGGTTATTTCACCCCCCACGCTGCCTCGAGCTCCACCGTCTCTGTTTTGCACCAACTTCAAATCTGTTGCTCCACCGAAGCATGATGAAATAGACTGCGCAGCTTCCGAGAAACCGCACCACGTCTCCAATTCCAAGTCCCCCGAGCCGAGGCCCAGCAGCGCTCGCACGCATGTCGAGGGCGGTGCAGACAATCACCTTAAAAAACTCATCACCCCATCCTCTAAATTTATCAAGGAGCAAGAGACGTCTGAGCCTCGGAATTGGAGTCAAAACTCAACCCTCTCAAAGCTTCACTCGCTTTCTCAAAAGCTGAGATCCTCGCCTCTCTGCTCCCCCCAGCATCAGCCCTCATGCACACcatctcctctgcctccctcacACAGCAGCACGGCAAGGTGTGAGTCCAAAGACGCCGCAACATCACAGCCTCTTTACAACGCTCACTGTCTGTCTCCTTCCCGCTACACGCCCATGGTTTTCCCCGGATGGCTGTCACCCGGCGGTTCCCCCACACCAACGCCCTCTCCGGCTCCGCCAATCAGAGACCTCACCCCGTCCCCTTCACTCTCCCTGCACTCCACACCCTCCCCAAGGCCGGGGAGTGGAATATCAGACTGCAGTGACAGGGagggtaaaaaaagaaag ACTCACAAGATTAAGTTGAGCTACAAATCGCTCGCTGCAATTCCCACAAACACCCTCCTTCTGGATCAGCAG GCCATAGATGAGCAGGTAGAGAGAGGGGAGAGTCCGTGTGACATGACGGACGGAGGCGTCACGCTGGACAGAGGTGTCGTGGACACCCACGCTGAG ATGTGCTCCCCAGCTCAGCTCCGGCAACAGTCAGAGGAGCTCTACGCAGTAATCGATGAAATATTGGCAAATTCCATTCCAGAA AGCAAAGCGTCCCGATCGCTGCAGTCCTCCAGGTCATCGACTCCCGGCCTGCAG caGAACACCTCATCATCTCCAAAATCCTTGGGCCGTGAAACCAAATAT GCCTCTTTATGCAGCTTGCACCCACCTACCAGTCTGGAACGAAACCTTATTGATCGTAAAAAG ACGAAGCCCGGGGTTATTCGCCCAATGACGGCCATTCCAAGACTGACAGTCGACGATGAAGAAGAATTTCACCCAAACCCCTTCAGGCAGTTTAACGACAAGCGAACCTTCACCGACAACAGCAAG GTGGTGGCAAGAAAAGATCTTCACACAAGTTCAAAAGGCCGaatgtggagagaggagaggaagcctGAGAGAAGAACTCCCTTCTCAGTGTGTGACCTGCAGATCACAGAGCCTGAAGACCAGATCAGTCGCCCTGTGAAAACATCTTTCAGCCCGACCGAGGGCCGACTGGAAGCTTTTGAGACTCATATTTAA
- the mlip gene encoding uncharacterized protein mlip isoform X5: MDTLNKSLEKVSTGVPSKPSIFTFMPVVRKLPIEAIITQDGRSGALTGRPHKNIAASHVETTAESMSDEEFFKAEKVFIKECVEGGAGNMIQTGTKLQFKPSPDHVSLSQTKASPSVDARSQNTSNHVTAGTASMETAVDKHRDISRRPCPDASRHAEVSSGFFANRLSEDRASPTDSGDMFPTPASSRESILSERSWSAAQVSSVTSPVSFSRTVSPCSSVLSGVFSPAVVQIKRHFLAPGSSLIHLPQTCFSSCESLSSSVCPQSPPPRHRPPLTRLSLLTAILRKGRLPVLSAALQRPYTPCWPVNPVTLSFCNACSAASSVASIPLELSSQFSSSASIDSQNHIHREPNRCVTAPLFVQSNELNAACSQTQPKGCLERIRSSSAPRWEQTHKIKLSYKSLAAIPTNTLLLDQQAIDEQVERGESPCDMTDGGVTLDRGVVDTHAEMCSPAQLRQQSEELYAVIDEILANSIPESKASRSLQSSRSSTPGLQQNTSSSPKSLGRETKYASLCSLHPPTSLERNLIDRKKTKPGVIRPMTAIPRLTVDDEEEFHPNPFRQFNDKRTFTDNSKVVARKDLHTSSKGRMWREERKPERRTPFSVCDLQITEPEDQISRPVKTSFSPTEGRLEAFETHI, translated from the exons aacatcGCCGCGTCCCATGTGGAAACAACTGCTGAGAGCATGTCGGACGAGGAGTTTTTCAAAGCAGAGAAGGTCTTTATCAAGGAGTGTGTGGAGGGAGGAGCAGGAAACATGATCCAAACAGGGACAAAGCTTCAA ttcaaGCCATCACCGGATCACGTGAGCCTCTCTCAAACCAAAGCCTCTCCTTCAGTCGACGCTCGGTCTCAAAATACGTCCAACCACGTCACTGCCGGGACAGCCTCTATGGAAACAGCTGTTGATAAACACAGGGACATTTCCCGGCGGCCGTGTCCCGACGCTTCCAGACATGCTGAGGTTAGCTCGGGTTTCTTTGCAAATAGATTGTCAGAGGACAGAGCGAGCCCCACAGACTCGGGAGACATGTTCCCCACCCCGGCTTCATCCAGAGAGTCCATCCTCTCGGAGAGGAGCTGGTCCGCTGCTCAGGTTTCCTCTGTCACCTCTCCTGTCTCTTTCAGCCGCACTGTCTCTCCCTGCTCGTCTGTCCTCTCTGGCGTCTTCTCCCCCGCAGTCGTCCAGATCAAGCGGCACTTTCTGGCGCCTGGCTCTAGCCTGATTCACCTCCCTCAAACCTGTTTCTCATCTTGCGAgagtctgtcctcctctgtctgtccccAGTCCCCTCCTCCCCGGCACCGGCCTCCTCTCACCCGACTCTCCCTCCTCACTGCCATCCTGAGAAAAGGCCGTCTTCCTGTCCTGTCCGCTGCTCTGCAGAGGCCTTACACCCCCTGCTGGCCTGTCAACCCCGTGACCCTGTCCTTCTGTAACGCGTGCTCAGCAGCCTCCAGTGTGGCCTCCATTCCCCTGGAGCTTTCCTCCCAGTTCTCCTCATCAGCGTCTATTGATAGTCAAAACCACATTCACAGGGAGCCTAACAGATGCGTCACCGCTCCTCTGTTTGTGCAGTCAAATGAGCTCAACGCAGCATGCTCTCAAACTCAACCAAAAGGATGTTTGGAGCGGATTCGCTCAAGCAGCGCACCTCGATGGGAGCAG ACTCACAAGATTAAGTTGAGCTACAAATCGCTCGCTGCAATTCCCACAAACACCCTCCTTCTGGATCAGCAG GCCATAGATGAGCAGGTAGAGAGAGGGGAGAGTCCGTGTGACATGACGGACGGAGGCGTCACGCTGGACAGAGGTGTCGTGGACACCCACGCTGAG ATGTGCTCCCCAGCTCAGCTCCGGCAACAGTCAGAGGAGCTCTACGCAGTAATCGATGAAATATTGGCAAATTCCATTCCAGAA AGCAAAGCGTCCCGATCGCTGCAGTCCTCCAGGTCATCGACTCCCGGCCTGCAG caGAACACCTCATCATCTCCAAAATCCTTGGGCCGTGAAACCAAATAT GCCTCTTTATGCAGCTTGCACCCACCTACCAGTCTGGAACGAAACCTTATTGATCGTAAAAAG ACGAAGCCCGGGGTTATTCGCCCAATGACGGCCATTCCAAGACTGACAGTCGACGATGAAGAAGAATTTCACCCAAACCCCTTCAGGCAGTTTAACGACAAGCGAACCTTCACCGACAACAGCAAG GTGGTGGCAAGAAAAGATCTTCACACAAGTTCAAAAGGCCGaatgtggagagaggagaggaagcctGAGAGAAGAACTCCCTTCTCAGTGTGTGACCTGCAGATCACAGAGCCTGAAGACCAGATCAGTCGCCCTGTGAAAACATCTTTCAGCCCGACCGAGGGCCGACTGGAAGCTTTTGAGACTCATATTTAA
- the mlip gene encoding muscular LMNA-interacting protein isoform X3, producing MPVVRKLPIEAIITQDGRSGALTGRPHKNIAASHVETTAESMSDEEFFKAEKVFIKECVEGGAGNMIQTGTKLQFKPSPDHVSLSQTKASPSVDARSQNTSNHVTAGTASMETAVDKHRDISRRPCPDASRHAEVSSGFFANRLSEDRASPTDSGDMFPTPASSRESILSERSWSAAQVSSVTSPVSFSRTVSPCSSVLSGVFSPAVVQIKRHFLAPGSSLIHLPQTCFSSCESLSSSVCPQSPPPRHRPPLTRLSLLTAILRKGRLPVLSAALQRPYTPCWPVNPVTLSFCNACSAASSVASIPLELSSQFSSSASIDSQNHIHREPNRCVTAPLFVQSNELNAACSQTQPKGCLERIRSSSAPRWEQVISPPTLPRAPPSLFCTNFKSVAPPKHDEIDCAASEKPHHVSNSKSPEPRPSSARTHVEGGADNHLKKLITPSSKFIKEQETSEPRNWSQNSTLSKLHSLSQKLRSSPLCSPQHQPSCTPSPLPPSHSSTARCESKDAATSQPLYNAHCLSPSRYTPMVFPGWLSPGGSPTPTPSPAPPIRDLTPSPSLSLHSTPSPRPGSGISDCSDREGKKRKTHKIKLSYKSLAAIPTNTLLLDQQAIDEQVERGESPCDMTDGGVTLDRGVVDTHAEMCSPAQLRQQSEELYAVIDEILANSIPESKASRSLQSSRSSTPGLQQNTSSSPKSLGRETKYASLCSLHPPTSLERNLIDRKKTKPGVIRPMTAIPRLTVDDEEEFHPNPFRQFNDKRTFTDNSKVVARKDLHTSSKGRMWREERKPERRTPFSVCDLQITEPEDQISRPVKTSFSPTEGRLEAFETHI from the exons aacatcGCCGCGTCCCATGTGGAAACAACTGCTGAGAGCATGTCGGACGAGGAGTTTTTCAAAGCAGAGAAGGTCTTTATCAAGGAGTGTGTGGAGGGAGGAGCAGGAAACATGATCCAAACAGGGACAAAGCTTCAA ttcaaGCCATCACCGGATCACGTGAGCCTCTCTCAAACCAAAGCCTCTCCTTCAGTCGACGCTCGGTCTCAAAATACGTCCAACCACGTCACTGCCGGGACAGCCTCTATGGAAACAGCTGTTGATAAACACAGGGACATTTCCCGGCGGCCGTGTCCCGACGCTTCCAGACATGCTGAGGTTAGCTCGGGTTTCTTTGCAAATAGATTGTCAGAGGACAGAGCGAGCCCCACAGACTCGGGAGACATGTTCCCCACCCCGGCTTCATCCAGAGAGTCCATCCTCTCGGAGAGGAGCTGGTCCGCTGCTCAGGTTTCCTCTGTCACCTCTCCTGTCTCTTTCAGCCGCACTGTCTCTCCCTGCTCGTCTGTCCTCTCTGGCGTCTTCTCCCCCGCAGTCGTCCAGATCAAGCGGCACTTTCTGGCGCCTGGCTCTAGCCTGATTCACCTCCCTCAAACCTGTTTCTCATCTTGCGAgagtctgtcctcctctgtctgtccccAGTCCCCTCCTCCCCGGCACCGGCCTCCTCTCACCCGACTCTCCCTCCTCACTGCCATCCTGAGAAAAGGCCGTCTTCCTGTCCTGTCCGCTGCTCTGCAGAGGCCTTACACCCCCTGCTGGCCTGTCAACCCCGTGACCCTGTCCTTCTGTAACGCGTGCTCAGCAGCCTCCAGTGTGGCCTCCATTCCCCTGGAGCTTTCCTCCCAGTTCTCCTCATCAGCGTCTATTGATAGTCAAAACCACATTCACAGGGAGCCTAACAGATGCGTCACCGCTCCTCTGTTTGTGCAGTCAAATGAGCTCAACGCAGCATGCTCTCAAACTCAACCAAAAGGATGTTTGGAGCGGATTCGCTCAAGCAGCGCACCTCGATGGGAGCAGGTTATTTCACCCCCCACGCTGCCTCGAGCTCCACCGTCTCTGTTTTGCACCAACTTCAAATCTGTTGCTCCACCGAAGCATGATGAAATAGACTGCGCAGCTTCCGAGAAACCGCACCACGTCTCCAATTCCAAGTCCCCCGAGCCGAGGCCCAGCAGCGCTCGCACGCATGTCGAGGGCGGTGCAGACAATCACCTTAAAAAACTCATCACCCCATCCTCTAAATTTATCAAGGAGCAAGAGACGTCTGAGCCTCGGAATTGGAGTCAAAACTCAACCCTCTCAAAGCTTCACTCGCTTTCTCAAAAGCTGAGATCCTCGCCTCTCTGCTCCCCCCAGCATCAGCCCTCATGCACACcatctcctctgcctccctcacACAGCAGCACGGCAAGGTGTGAGTCCAAAGACGCCGCAACATCACAGCCTCTTTACAACGCTCACTGTCTGTCTCCTTCCCGCTACACGCCCATGGTTTTCCCCGGATGGCTGTCACCCGGCGGTTCCCCCACACCAACGCCCTCTCCGGCTCCGCCAATCAGAGACCTCACCCCGTCCCCTTCACTCTCCCTGCACTCCACACCCTCCCCAAGGCCGGGGAGTGGAATATCAGACTGCAGTGACAGGGagggtaaaaaaagaaag ACTCACAAGATTAAGTTGAGCTACAAATCGCTCGCTGCAATTCCCACAAACACCCTCCTTCTGGATCAGCAG GCCATAGATGAGCAGGTAGAGAGAGGGGAGAGTCCGTGTGACATGACGGACGGAGGCGTCACGCTGGACAGAGGTGTCGTGGACACCCACGCTGAG ATGTGCTCCCCAGCTCAGCTCCGGCAACAGTCAGAGGAGCTCTACGCAGTAATCGATGAAATATTGGCAAATTCCATTCCAGAA AGCAAAGCGTCCCGATCGCTGCAGTCCTCCAGGTCATCGACTCCCGGCCTGCAG caGAACACCTCATCATCTCCAAAATCCTTGGGCCGTGAAACCAAATAT GCCTCTTTATGCAGCTTGCACCCACCTACCAGTCTGGAACGAAACCTTATTGATCGTAAAAAG ACGAAGCCCGGGGTTATTCGCCCAATGACGGCCATTCCAAGACTGACAGTCGACGATGAAGAAGAATTTCACCCAAACCCCTTCAGGCAGTTTAACGACAAGCGAACCTTCACCGACAACAGCAAG GTGGTGGCAAGAAAAGATCTTCACACAAGTTCAAAAGGCCGaatgtggagagaggagaggaagcctGAGAGAAGAACTCCCTTCTCAGTGTGTGACCTGCAGATCACAGAGCCTGAAGACCAGATCAGTCGCCCTGTGAAAACATCTTTCAGCCCGACCGAGGGCCGACTGGAAGCTTTTGAGACTCATATTTAA
- the mlip gene encoding muscular LMNA-interacting protein isoform X2, which translates to MDTLNKSLEKVSTGVPSKPSIFTFMPVVRKLPIEAIITQDGRSGALTGRPHKNIAASHVETTAESMSDEEFFKAEKVFIKECVEGGAGNMIQTGTKLQFKPSPDHVSLSQTKASPSVDARSQNTSNHVTAGTASMETAVDKHRDISRRPCPDASRHAEVSSGFFANRLSEDRASPTDSGDMFPTPASSRESILSERSWSAAQVSSVTSPVSFSRTVSPCSSVLSGVFSPAVVQIKRHFLAPGSSLIHLPQTCFSSCESLSSSVCPQSPPPRHRPPLTRLSLLTAILRKGRLPVLSAALQRPYTPCWPVNPVTLSFCNACSAASSVASIPLELSSQFSSSASIDSQNHIHREPNRCVTAPLFVQSNELNAACSQTQPKGCLERIRSSSAPRWEQVISPPTLPRAPPSLFCTNFKSVAPPKHDEIDCAASEKPHHVSNSKSPEPRPSSARTHVEGGADNHLKKLITPSSKFIKEQETSEPRNWSQNSTLSKLHSLSQKLRSSPLCSPQHQPSCTPSPLPPSHSSTARCESKDAATSQPLYNAHCLSPSRYTPMVFPGWLSPGGSPTPTPSPAPPIRDLTPSPSLSLHSTPSPRPGSGISDCSDREGKKRKTHKIKLSYKSLAAIPTNTLLLDQQAIDEQVERGESPCDMTDGGVTLDRGVVDTHAEMCSPAQLRQQSEELYAVIDEILANSIPESKASRSLQSSRSSTPGLQNTSSSPKSLGRETKYASLCSLHPPTSLERNLIDRKKTKPGVIRPMTAIPRLTVDDEEEFHPNPFRQFNDKRTFTDNSKVVARKDLHTSSKGRMWREERKPERRTPFSVCDLQITEPEDQISRPVKTSFSPTEGRLEAFETHI; encoded by the exons aacatcGCCGCGTCCCATGTGGAAACAACTGCTGAGAGCATGTCGGACGAGGAGTTTTTCAAAGCAGAGAAGGTCTTTATCAAGGAGTGTGTGGAGGGAGGAGCAGGAAACATGATCCAAACAGGGACAAAGCTTCAA ttcaaGCCATCACCGGATCACGTGAGCCTCTCTCAAACCAAAGCCTCTCCTTCAGTCGACGCTCGGTCTCAAAATACGTCCAACCACGTCACTGCCGGGACAGCCTCTATGGAAACAGCTGTTGATAAACACAGGGACATTTCCCGGCGGCCGTGTCCCGACGCTTCCAGACATGCTGAGGTTAGCTCGGGTTTCTTTGCAAATAGATTGTCAGAGGACAGAGCGAGCCCCACAGACTCGGGAGACATGTTCCCCACCCCGGCTTCATCCAGAGAGTCCATCCTCTCGGAGAGGAGCTGGTCCGCTGCTCAGGTTTCCTCTGTCACCTCTCCTGTCTCTTTCAGCCGCACTGTCTCTCCCTGCTCGTCTGTCCTCTCTGGCGTCTTCTCCCCCGCAGTCGTCCAGATCAAGCGGCACTTTCTGGCGCCTGGCTCTAGCCTGATTCACCTCCCTCAAACCTGTTTCTCATCTTGCGAgagtctgtcctcctctgtctgtccccAGTCCCCTCCTCCCCGGCACCGGCCTCCTCTCACCCGACTCTCCCTCCTCACTGCCATCCTGAGAAAAGGCCGTCTTCCTGTCCTGTCCGCTGCTCTGCAGAGGCCTTACACCCCCTGCTGGCCTGTCAACCCCGTGACCCTGTCCTTCTGTAACGCGTGCTCAGCAGCCTCCAGTGTGGCCTCCATTCCCCTGGAGCTTTCCTCCCAGTTCTCCTCATCAGCGTCTATTGATAGTCAAAACCACATTCACAGGGAGCCTAACAGATGCGTCACCGCTCCTCTGTTTGTGCAGTCAAATGAGCTCAACGCAGCATGCTCTCAAACTCAACCAAAAGGATGTTTGGAGCGGATTCGCTCAAGCAGCGCACCTCGATGGGAGCAGGTTATTTCACCCCCCACGCTGCCTCGAGCTCCACCGTCTCTGTTTTGCACCAACTTCAAATCTGTTGCTCCACCGAAGCATGATGAAATAGACTGCGCAGCTTCCGAGAAACCGCACCACGTCTCCAATTCCAAGTCCCCCGAGCCGAGGCCCAGCAGCGCTCGCACGCATGTCGAGGGCGGTGCAGACAATCACCTTAAAAAACTCATCACCCCATCCTCTAAATTTATCAAGGAGCAAGAGACGTCTGAGCCTCGGAATTGGAGTCAAAACTCAACCCTCTCAAAGCTTCACTCGCTTTCTCAAAAGCTGAGATCCTCGCCTCTCTGCTCCCCCCAGCATCAGCCCTCATGCACACcatctcctctgcctccctcacACAGCAGCACGGCAAGGTGTGAGTCCAAAGACGCCGCAACATCACAGCCTCTTTACAACGCTCACTGTCTGTCTCCTTCCCGCTACACGCCCATGGTTTTCCCCGGATGGCTGTCACCCGGCGGTTCCCCCACACCAACGCCCTCTCCGGCTCCGCCAATCAGAGACCTCACCCCGTCCCCTTCACTCTCCCTGCACTCCACACCCTCCCCAAGGCCGGGGAGTGGAATATCAGACTGCAGTGACAGGGagggtaaaaaaagaaag ACTCACAAGATTAAGTTGAGCTACAAATCGCTCGCTGCAATTCCCACAAACACCCTCCTTCTGGATCAGCAG GCCATAGATGAGCAGGTAGAGAGAGGGGAGAGTCCGTGTGACATGACGGACGGAGGCGTCACGCTGGACAGAGGTGTCGTGGACACCCACGCTGAG ATGTGCTCCCCAGCTCAGCTCCGGCAACAGTCAGAGGAGCTCTACGCAGTAATCGATGAAATATTGGCAAATTCCATTCCAGAA AGCAAAGCGTCCCGATCGCTGCAGTCCTCCAGGTCATCGACTCCCGGCCTGCAG AACACCTCATCATCTCCAAAATCCTTGGGCCGTGAAACCAAATAT GCCTCTTTATGCAGCTTGCACCCACCTACCAGTCTGGAACGAAACCTTATTGATCGTAAAAAG ACGAAGCCCGGGGTTATTCGCCCAATGACGGCCATTCCAAGACTGACAGTCGACGATGAAGAAGAATTTCACCCAAACCCCTTCAGGCAGTTTAACGACAAGCGAACCTTCACCGACAACAGCAAG GTGGTGGCAAGAAAAGATCTTCACACAAGTTCAAAAGGCCGaatgtggagagaggagaggaagcctGAGAGAAGAACTCCCTTCTCAGTGTGTGACCTGCAGATCACAGAGCCTGAAGACCAGATCAGTCGCCCTGTGAAAACATCTTTCAGCCCGACCGAGGGCCGACTGGAAGCTTTTGAGACTCATATTTAA